The stretch of DNA GTAACTTAATTCCCGACGGTGAATTCATCATATACAACTATTCCCTTCCCATCTGATGAAAGCTCCTTTATCAGCCGGTAATCACCCTCGGTGAATCTGTGATCAAGGAGGTCCGTTTCAATGGATCCTTCGCTATTGGTACCGGGCTCAATGATCCAGCCATCCGATTGGACTGCACTATCCCTTTTAAAAGGAACTTGAAACCATTTTTGTTGTGCGTCATCATATTTTTCTATCACAAAATCCCGTCCCTCCGCCAAGGTTAAATCACTTTCATTCATAACTACGTAAGGTATTTCAATAGGAGCAGCAATGGTGCTGTCTTTTATCTCAAGTGATATGGACGGATTCGTTCCGCTTATGCCATTTCCATATCGACTCGGTTCCAGCTCTCTTGCGCATCCGAACAAAACCAACAGCAAGAACAGCAAAATGAATCGCTTCACCCCAACTACCCCCTTTTGACCAACTTTATCACAATTTTCACTTAGCAAAAATAACCATCACTCGTCAAATTCAGAATAAACCAAAATTAGGGGTTGATTCTGAGGGAGGGAAGCATTATCATAAAAACTTATAAGAATACTCGGGTTAAGAAGGGGTGTTTCGATGATCCAAATGATCTTAACAGGCTTGTTATGCGGAGCCCTGCTTGGCTTTGTCATGCAGCGGGGCCGTTTTTGTTTGACAGGCGGCTTTCGCGATATGTATTTAGCGAAAGATAACCGGATGTTTTATGCCCTGCTGATTGCAATTGCCATTCAAAGTATCGGCGTTTATACATTGATCAGTTTGGGAGTTTTTGAATTCAGTGCAGGTACACTGCCCATCATTGCGGTAATCATCGGTTCTTTCATCTTTGGTATCGGTATTGTTTTTGCTGGCGGCTGTGCAACAGGCACTTGGTATCGTGCCGGGGAAGGTCTGATCGGCAGCTGGATTGCACTGGCAGGTTATATGCTTACAGCTGCCATGATGAAGTCTGGTGCATTGCTGCCCTTGGACACAACGGTAAAAGAAGTACAGCTGGAGAATAACTCCATCGCCGCAACTTTCGGGGTGAACAATTGGATATTGATCGGCTTATTCACTGTGATAGTCGGGTTGATCGTTTATCGTACGCTGCGCAAACCACAAGTAAAGATTCCTGGTTTGAAGCCAAAAAGAACTGGTCTGGCACATATTCTATTCGAGAAGCGCTGGCATCCTTTCATAACGGCAATTCTCATCGGGCTCATTGCTATCCTGGCTTGGCCATTGAGTGTTGCTGCCGGACGCATCTCAGGTTTGGGCATCACGACGCCTTCTGCAAATATCCTTCAATTTTTAGTGACAGGGGAATGGAGCTTCATCAACTGGGGTGTCTTCCTTGTGCTTGGCATCTTCATAGGATCTTTGTTCGCAGCAAAAATGAGCGGTGAATTCCGGTTCAGGCTGCCTGATGTGAAAACAACCATCCAAAGCTTCAGCGGCGGAATCATGA from Terribacillus sp. FSL K6-0262 encodes:
- a CDS encoding immunoglobulin-like domain-containing protein; this translates as MKRFILLFLLLVLFGCARELEPSRYGNGISGTNPSISLEIKDSTIAAPIEIPYVVMNESDLTLAEGRDFVIEKYDDAQQKWFQVPFKRDSAVQSDGWIIEPGTNSEGSIETDLLDHRFTEGDYRLIKELSSDGKGIVVYDEFTVGN
- a CDS encoding YeeE/YedE family protein, whose amino-acid sequence is MIQMILTGLLCGALLGFVMQRGRFCLTGGFRDMYLAKDNRMFYALLIAIAIQSIGVYTLISLGVFEFSAGTLPIIAVIIGSFIFGIGIVFAGGCATGTWYRAGEGLIGSWIALAGYMLTAAMMKSGALLPLDTTVKEVQLENNSIAATFGVNNWILIGLFTVIVGLIVYRTLRKPQVKIPGLKPKRTGLAHILFEKRWHPFITAILIGLIAILAWPLSVAAGRISGLGITTPSANILQFLVTGEWSFINWGVFLVLGIFIGSLFAAKMSGEFRFRLPDVKTTIQSFSGGIMMGFGAALAGGCSIGNGLVMTAMMTWQGWISLAFMILGTWTASYFVYVRPRKKTRQSTHAIPA